One Tripterygium wilfordii isolate XIE 37 chromosome 10, ASM1340144v1, whole genome shotgun sequence DNA segment encodes these proteins:
- the LOC120007682 gene encoding activating signal cointegrator 1 complex subunit 2 homolog isoform X1 yields MASGSSGRANSGSNGFDFASADILYSYEDYNINQDSSNGGHSSDPVVGSNSSKDFHKSTMTRLSVFPATSYGQPEDSFNQDVSSIVEKSMKKYFGNLMRFLEGISSRLSQLEVYCYNLDKSIGEMQSDLSCDHGEEDLKLKSLEKHLQEVHRSIQILRDKQELADTPKELAKLQLVQKESSSSTQSQSNEDKSSPSASDAKKTENFLEMHNQQLALALAHQVAPQQQPVVLPSQPAPQNVIQQQPYYLSANQLPTPVSQTQHPQSQYLPSDSQYWTPPIHEISRIPQPAQSQVNQTPPIQPFPQYQLQWPQQSPQQVPPPQQPSIQPQVRPQSSIVYPPYSSGQPTNASPERLPSSMPMQVSFSSVPPVSSCADAMLYGYTGASRTGPQQPSPQQVKVPFGAQPGDGYGVVGPHQGLPPPGSAYMMYDSEGARAHHPARQPHFPQGEYTPANLSLQNPQPSAAAMVRNPNHSQFVRNHPYNELIEKLMSLGFSGDHVVSVIQRMEESGQHADFNSVFNRLIAKSSGVS; encoded by the exons ATGGCATCCGGATCATCGGGTCGGGCTAATTCTGGTTCTAACGGTTTCGATTTTGCGTCTGCTGACATTCTCTATTCTTATGAGGACTATAACATCAACCAAGACTCCTCCAACGGAGGCCACTCATCCGATCCTGTTGTCGGGAGCAATTCCAGCAAG GATTTCCATAAAAGCACAATGACCAGATTGTCAGTGTTTCCTGCCACTTCCTATGGTCAGCCAGAAGACTCTTTCAACCAAGATGTGTCTTCTATTGTTGAAAAAagcatgaaaaaatattttggcaATCTCATGCGCTTTCTTGAAGGAATCAGTTCACGGCTCTCGCAGTTGGAAGTCTATTGCTACAATCTTGATAAATCAATTGGAGAAATGCAATCTGATTTATCTTGTGACCATGGGGAGGAAGATTTAAAACTTAAATCTCTTGAGAAACATCTTCAAGAG GTCCACAGGTCCATTCAGATCCTGAGGGACAAGCAAGAGCTTGCTGATACTCCGAAAGAATTGGCCAAGCTTCAGCTTGTTCAGAAAGAGTCATCTTCTTCAACCCAATCTCAATCCAATGAGGATAAATCCTCGCCGTCTGCCTCTGATGCCAAGAAAACTGAAAACTTTCTGGAAATGCACAACCAGCAGTTAGCTCTTGCCCTGGCTCATCAGGTAGCTCCACAGCAACAGCCAGTGGTCCTCCCCTCTCAGCCCGCTCCCCAGAATGTGATCCAGCAACAACCCTATTATTTAAGTGCAAACCAGCTACCTACTCCAGTATCCCAGACCCAACACCCCCAGAGTCAGTACCTGCCGTCTGATTCTCAATATTGGACTCCTCCAATCCACGAGATCTCGAGGATTCCACAGCCAGCACAATCTCAAGTAAATCAAACACCCCCCATCCAACCCTTCCCCCAGTATCAGCTGCAATGGCCACAGCAATCACCTCAGCAGGTGCCTCCACCTCAGCAGCCCTCTATTCAACCTCAGGTTAGGCCCCAGTCATCAATAGTTTACCCTCCCTACTCTTCTGGACAACCAACAAATGCATCGCCAGAGAGACTGCCTAGCAGCATGCCAATGCAAGTGTCATTTTCATCCGTTCCTCCTGTATCCAGCTGTGCTGATGCTATGCTTTATGGATATACTGGAGCCAGTAGAACTGGTCCACAGCAGCCTTCTCCTCAACAAGTGAAGGTCCCTTTTGGAGCACAACCAGGTGATGGTTATGGAGTTGTTGGCCCCCACCAAGGACTGCCTCCTCCGGGAAGTGCATATATGATGTATGACAGTGAAGGAGCCAGAGCACATCATCCAGCTCGGCAACCTCACTTCCCACAGGGTGAATATACTCCCGCAAATCTATCTCTTCAGAATCCTCAGCCATCTGCAGCCGCTATGGTGCGAAATCCAAACCATTCACAATTTGTACGCAACCATCCCTACAACGAATTGATTGAGAAATTGATGAGCTTGGGTTTTTCGGGTGATCATGTTGTCAGTGTAATTCAGAGGATGGAGGAGAGCGGACAGCATGCGGATTTTAATTCTGTATTCAACAGGTTGATTGCGAAGTCTTCTGGGGTTTCGTAG
- the LOC120006949 gene encoding E3 ubiquitin-protein ligase RMA1H1-like, translated as MATDQYFEDTAAHDEFNIDEKSTPGKWTPASNDSPSGGFDCNICLDSVQDPVVTLCGHLYCWPCIYKWLNCQCVSSENQYQQQQQCPVCKAEVSHTTLVPLYGWRQTSKPSKGKAPQLGIMIPERPLGPACRVDSPRSPISRGNPPPTQQLNGGHPASRMLGPDGMETNMFSSVIGPYGETLYARVFGNTITNIYTYPNSYHLAGISSPRVRRHVMQADKSLDRVSFFLLCCLFICLLLF; from the coding sequence ATGGCCACAGATCAGTACTTTGAAGATACTGCTGCTCATGATGAGTTTAACATAGACGAGAAATCCACCCCCGGGAAATGGACGCCAGCCTCAAATGATAGTCCCTCTGGTGGTTTTGATTGCAACATCTGTCTAGACTCTGTGCAAGACCCAGTGGTTACACTCTGTGGTCACCTCTACTGCTGGCCCTGCATCTACAAGTGGCTTAATTGCCAGTGTGTTTCTTCTGAAAACCAATATCAGCAACAGCAGCAATGTCCTGTTTGTAAAGCTGAAGTTTCTCACACAACTCTAGTCCCACTTTATGGGTGGCGCCAAACAAGTAAACCATCCAAAGGCAAAGCACCCCAACTTGGCATAATGATACCGGAGAGACCTCTTGGTCCTGCATGTCGGGTGGACTCACCGAGATCACCCATTTCCAGGGGTAACCCACCTCCTACTCAGCAACTCAATGGTGGCCACCCAGCTTCAAGAATGCTTGGCCCAGATGGCATGGAAACGAATATGTTCAGTTCAGTGATTGGACCTTATGGGGAGACTTTATATGCAAGGGTGTTTGGCAACACCATCACTAACATATATACTTATCCGAACTCTTATCATCTTGCGGGAATCAGCAGCCCAAGAGTTAGGAGGCATGTAATGCAGGCTGATAAATCGCTTGACAGGGtctctttcttcttgttgtGCTGTCTATTTATATGTCTCCTCTTGTTCTAA
- the LOC120007682 gene encoding activating signal cointegrator 1 complex subunit 2 homolog isoform X2, giving the protein MASGSSGRANSGSNGFDFASADILYSYEDYNINQDSSNGGHSSDPVVGSNSSKDFHKSTMTRLSVFPATSYGISSRLSQLEVYCYNLDKSIGEMQSDLSCDHGEEDLKLKSLEKHLQEVHRSIQILRDKQELADTPKELAKLQLVQKESSSSTQSQSNEDKSSPSASDAKKTENFLEMHNQQLALALAHQVAPQQQPVVLPSQPAPQNVIQQQPYYLSANQLPTPVSQTQHPQSQYLPSDSQYWTPPIHEISRIPQPAQSQVNQTPPIQPFPQYQLQWPQQSPQQVPPPQQPSIQPQVRPQSSIVYPPYSSGQPTNASPERLPSSMPMQVSFSSVPPVSSCADAMLYGYTGASRTGPQQPSPQQVKVPFGAQPGDGYGVVGPHQGLPPPGSAYMMYDSEGARAHHPARQPHFPQGEYTPANLSLQNPQPSAAAMVRNPNHSQFVRNHPYNELIEKLMSLGFSGDHVVSVIQRMEESGQHADFNSVFNRLIAKSSGVS; this is encoded by the exons ATGGCATCCGGATCATCGGGTCGGGCTAATTCTGGTTCTAACGGTTTCGATTTTGCGTCTGCTGACATTCTCTATTCTTATGAGGACTATAACATCAACCAAGACTCCTCCAACGGAGGCCACTCATCCGATCCTGTTGTCGGGAGCAATTCCAGCAAG GATTTCCATAAAAGCACAATGACCAGATTGTCAGTGTTTCCTGCCACTTCCTATG GAATCAGTTCACGGCTCTCGCAGTTGGAAGTCTATTGCTACAATCTTGATAAATCAATTGGAGAAATGCAATCTGATTTATCTTGTGACCATGGGGAGGAAGATTTAAAACTTAAATCTCTTGAGAAACATCTTCAAGAG GTCCACAGGTCCATTCAGATCCTGAGGGACAAGCAAGAGCTTGCTGATACTCCGAAAGAATTGGCCAAGCTTCAGCTTGTTCAGAAAGAGTCATCTTCTTCAACCCAATCTCAATCCAATGAGGATAAATCCTCGCCGTCTGCCTCTGATGCCAAGAAAACTGAAAACTTTCTGGAAATGCACAACCAGCAGTTAGCTCTTGCCCTGGCTCATCAGGTAGCTCCACAGCAACAGCCAGTGGTCCTCCCCTCTCAGCCCGCTCCCCAGAATGTGATCCAGCAACAACCCTATTATTTAAGTGCAAACCAGCTACCTACTCCAGTATCCCAGACCCAACACCCCCAGAGTCAGTACCTGCCGTCTGATTCTCAATATTGGACTCCTCCAATCCACGAGATCTCGAGGATTCCACAGCCAGCACAATCTCAAGTAAATCAAACACCCCCCATCCAACCCTTCCCCCAGTATCAGCTGCAATGGCCACAGCAATCACCTCAGCAGGTGCCTCCACCTCAGCAGCCCTCTATTCAACCTCAGGTTAGGCCCCAGTCATCAATAGTTTACCCTCCCTACTCTTCTGGACAACCAACAAATGCATCGCCAGAGAGACTGCCTAGCAGCATGCCAATGCAAGTGTCATTTTCATCCGTTCCTCCTGTATCCAGCTGTGCTGATGCTATGCTTTATGGATATACTGGAGCCAGTAGAACTGGTCCACAGCAGCCTTCTCCTCAACAAGTGAAGGTCCCTTTTGGAGCACAACCAGGTGATGGTTATGGAGTTGTTGGCCCCCACCAAGGACTGCCTCCTCCGGGAAGTGCATATATGATGTATGACAGTGAAGGAGCCAGAGCACATCATCCAGCTCGGCAACCTCACTTCCCACAGGGTGAATATACTCCCGCAAATCTATCTCTTCAGAATCCTCAGCCATCTGCAGCCGCTATGGTGCGAAATCCAAACCATTCACAATTTGTACGCAACCATCCCTACAACGAATTGATTGAGAAATTGATGAGCTTGGGTTTTTCGGGTGATCATGTTGTCAGTGTAATTCAGAGGATGGAGGAGAGCGGACAGCATGCGGATTTTAATTCTGTATTCAACAGGTTGATTGCGAAGTCTTCTGGGGTTTCGTAG
- the LOC120007119 gene encoding uncharacterized protein LOC120007119: MLSLTRAVAFKFCIPPLSFSTKTQMETPPRSLEGSVLNSVSRSSPRVVNVNDNCDGPIALQEWQGWGTISPIPVKVVEVIEELKLLERDFDGEMSFGGIGGKLQGDFRVKEDKKHRATYQALGDSEKKLHFFSARQIACRLLGSRGYLCQKCWLAMEDCMCSMVKPCPLWPGVQFWLYMHPKDFLRQNNTGKLLWQIFGVQAATLCLYGIPEHEEIMWNAFKLAGENKVWCLYPNKNAANNSVQDVFNQEFLADPDCTKIRTNTGLNFILIDGTWNNSSAMFNRLREKAKSIWGKEELPCISLSTGASAMHKLRPQPSWDRTCTAAAAAGLLSELQLVPEFSPFGLDKQAEAVEDALEVLLEALTAWRLRMGRSITRKMRHAVTSANS; this comes from the exons ATGCTTTCCCTGACTAGGGCCGTCGCATTCAAATTCTGTATTCCACCTCTCTCGTTCTCCACTAAAACCCAGATGGAGACTCCACCCAGAAGCCTTGAAGGCAGCGTCTTGAACTCTGTTTCTCGTTCTTCGCCAAGAGTGGTTAATGTCAATGACAATTGCGATGGGCCTATCGCATTGCAGGAATGGCAGGGATGGGGCACTATATCTCCGATACCTGTGAAGGTTGTGGAGGTGATTGAGGAATTGAAGCTTTTGGAGAGAGATTTTGATGGAGAGATGAGCTTCGGGGGCATTGGTGGCAAACTTCAG GGAGATTTCAGAGTTAAAGAGGATAAGAAACACCGAGCAACATATCAGGCTTTAGGTGACTCTGAGAAAAAGCTCCACTTCTTTTCAGCTCGACAAATAGCATGCCGTTTGCTTGGAAGCAGGGGTTATCTTTGCCAAAAG TGCTGGCTTGCCATGGAAGATTGCATGTGTTCGATGGTCAAGCCTTGCCCTCTATGGCCAGGCGTCCAGTTTTGGTTATATATGCATCCGAAG GATTTTTTAAGGCAGAATAATACTGGAAAATTGTTATGGCAAATATTTGGAGTCCAAGCCGCGACCTTGTGCCTATATGGGATTCCTGAACATGAGGAAATCATGTGGAATGCATTTAAGCTTGCAg GAGAAAACAAGGTTTGGTGCCTTTATCCCAACAAAAATGCAGCAAACAATTCAGTTCAGGACGTCTTCAATCAGGAATTTTTAGCTGACccggattgcacaaaaataagg ACAAATACAGGTTTAAATTTCATTCTAATTGATGGTACATGGAACAACTCTTCTGCAATGTTCAATCGTTTAAGG GAAAAAGCAAAGTCAATTTGGGGGAAGGAGGAACTTCCATGCATATCTCTGTCAACAGGTGCATCGGCAATGCATAAGCTTCG GCCCCAACCATCTTGGGATCGTACCTGTACAGCCGCAGCAGCTGCTGGCCTCCTCTCTGAATTGCAACTTGTTCCGGAGTTTAGCCCCTTTGGATTGGATAAACAAGCTGAAGCAGTAGAGGATGCCTTGGAAGTGTTGTTAGAAGCACTAACAGCTTGGCGTCTCCGGATGGGAAGGTCCATCACTCGTAAAATGAGACATGCAGTGACATCTGCTAATAGCTAG
- the LOC120007760 gene encoding GPI-anchored protein LLG1-like — protein sequence MGSNSSFYCLFGFFLLTGFAAAASHISNGAFEADRHSGRTLLQAKKKCPVNFEGMNYTIVTSMCKGPQYPADKCCSGLKEFACPHADEVSDMTNDCASTMFSYINLYGKYPPGLFANLCKGDDKGLKCSDAETVQKNTVKPNSAHIAATESKLLMLAAGFLVLLFHLF from the exons ATGGGTTCCAATTCGTCGTTCTATTGTCTTTTTGGCTTCTTCCTTCTGACGGGTTTCGCTGCAGCGGCTTCTCATATTTCCA ATGGCGCATTCGAAGCTGACAGACACTCCGGCCGTACCCTTCTTCAAGCCAAAAAGA AATGCCCCGTAAACTTTGAAGGTATGAATTACACGATCGTTACAAGCATGTGCAAAGGACCTCAATACCCAGCCGATAAATGTTGTTCAGGTTTGAAGGAATTTGCTTGTCCACACGCAGACGAAGTAAGTGACATGACAAATGATTGTGCTTCGACCATGTTCAGCTACATAAACCTCTACGGAAAATACCCACCTGGCCTTTTTGCCAATTTGTGCAAAGGAGATGATAAAGGTCTTAAATGCAGCGATGCAGAAACGGTGCAAAAAAATACTGTCAAACCTAACAGCGCTCACATAGCAGCAACTGAGTCCAAACTGCTGATGCTCGCAGCCGGCTTTCTGGTATTACTATTCCACCTGTTCTAG